The Neurospora crassa OR74A linkage group IV, whole genome shotgun sequence genome has a segment encoding these proteins:
- a CDS encoding GDSL lipase/acylhydrolase — protein MLFSMLTAGAFLAASASASVTAKPVKKPFDFLVTFGDSYTDNGRLNYYIGNGGNPPPAGQLHGEINVTASGGLTWNQYASRQVGAKLLDYAVSGATCSNKIISRYFSAINRDFPAVLDDEIPSFVADTAYKSIFPDRTADNTVYALWIGTNDLGGDAFLTENQHPGKTLTDFSECIWTVFDTIYKSGGRKFVLLNVAPLHLAPLYATIENGGFSGPSQFWAGKSQYNVTERSEKIKEYSTTLNTVFSYGAAVNTKLKSRWPKATFDLFDVHSLLTDIHEDPAAYLDAPHNSTGYFHHCPPSGSNCVDQTSLGPLTGFMWYDELHPSTKTDSVIAKHFLDVVAGQSKYGTRYQG, from the exons ATGTTGTTCTCCATGCTCACGGCCGGCGCCTTTTTGgctgcctctgcctctgcTTCTGTTACTGCTAAGCCCGTCAAGAAGCCCTTTGACTTTCTTGTGACCTTTGGCGACAGCTATACGGACAACGGCCGTTTGAATTACTACATCGGCAATGGAGGCAACCCTCCTCCGGCCGGTCAGCTTCACGGCGAGATCAACGTAACTGCCAGCGGTGGTTTGACGTGGAACCAGTATGCCAGTCGTCAAGTTGGGGCCAAGCTGCTTGATTATGCTGTCAG CGGTGCGACCTGCTCCAACAAGATCATCTCGCGGTACTTCAGCGCTATCAACAGGGACTTCCCAGCTGTCTTGGATGACGAGATCCCTTCTTTCGTCGCCGATACTGCATACAAGTCCATTTTCCCCGACAGGACCGCCGACAACACCGTCTACGCCCTTTGGATCGGAACCAACGATCTCGGTGGCGATGCCTTCCTGACCGAGAACCAGCACCCCGGCAAGACTCTGACTGACTTTTCCGAGTGCATCTGGACGGTTTTTGACACCATCTACAAGTCTGGCGGACGTAAGTTTGTGCTGCTAAACGTCGCACCTCTACACCTGGCGCCTCTATACGCCACCATTGAAAACGGCGGATTCTCTGGCCCAAGCCAGTTTTGGGCCGGCAAGTCCCAGTACAACGTCACGGAGAGGAGtgagaagatcaaggagtACAGCACTACCCTCAATACCGTCTTCAGCTATGGCGCTGCGGTCAACACCAAGCTCAAGTCGCGCTGGCCCAAGGCGACCTTTGATCTCTTTGACGTCCACAGCCTCTTGACTGACATCCACGAGGATCCTGCTGCGTATCTGGATGCTCCTCACAATAGCACCGGATACTTCCACCACTGCCCACCTTCCGGCAGCAACTGCGTTGACCAGACGAGCCTTGGCCCGTTGACCGGTTTCATGTGGTATGACGAGCTGCACCCTTCCACCAAGACCG ATTCTGTCATTGCAAAGCACTTCCtcgatgttgttgctgggcaGTCCAAGTATGGCACTCGCTACCAGGGTTAA
- a CDS encoding GTPase activating protein — MEFDRKTRDSRHDSKYDDQEETSKSPLPSSSSSPSGTNSSPVELESDKQRTMEHDSLVSVRLSGSSRSSLQIDTNVSPPRNNVGGLEDSPCASPTDDAETETIKEEKNDEDRHDEVKTLASTYSPSLREELESVQEGDEEAEDDNDDARSEASSAESEDVNWDDLQKKEDEQVKEQDVDNTQSTAMLLAKLEQENNKIATNPKSVKVAAVEKVASPGRKPRPPSMAQLRQMVNGPTPPALRYSVLPPPPMTELEFYMALVKDPKQTAARLPTLLSNKIRKGIPPPLRGVVWQSMCGARDKDLEDVFERLSGESSPYEGIIGKDLGRSFPGVEMFRDPEGDGQRMLGRVLKTFSLYDTKIGYCQGLAFLVGPLLMHMPDKHAFCVLVRLMENYDLRHCFVPDLSGLHVRIYQFTELLKQHLPVVADHLEDLGVEPAYVSQWFLSFFAVTCPLPMLFRIYDVIFAEGASETIMRVALSLMRKNEGRILACTEMEDVMQLLLSRGLWDCYHYNADEFVQDFVALSDVVTRERMALLEQGYREAKIPPSANPKSEDAPGSDVATAASRFLGRLWASSSTPKLASFASAVQGSSTASSSSPTTISSGSSTLSPGLSRPLSMLRRSTSKQSIASTFNSMEAASQSSSASSSASVLSSASTEATSVQSRDSSTTVDHDPSRDSVALGSSAASTKAKQAHFSVTPSLYQDDRKHLHTQIEDLLTALSELQRNHALLASQLQKEREEREEDRQAVRSLLDGLRKKANPAQSYAAAAREAEEDDDETPHKDVEIDLSPEELSDLLDFVADRFSEEDPNKATIPQTKEQLHEDLVRVREQLSNEQAKTQECNRRIHDMEQEVATMKEQLRETHAHVRNMHAEKQRLERQIHGMRVRASDTTPSSEGGDWFGRSSVSGSSVSGSGLRELKLVRSKSSPAPPPVYPTKRSSSMMTTSTLASTHRRNTSNSTAISAMTSNSPPAPAPVSLAAASPANTGQAPNNENDALLLELVQAKTAEAMAKQEAEEAKQQLERMRKAFGLAPGEMPSMNSQSAHNSMAGMFGRLTGPSTPDGGPGLQKVVTSPAATSAGNTASGASFWGWGRK, encoded by the exons ATGGAGTTCGATCGCAAAACACGGGACAGCAGGCACGACAGCAAATATGATGATCAGGAAGAAACGTCAAAGTCGCCgctcccatcatcatcatcaagtccATCCGGGACCAATTCCTCTCCGGTCGAGCTAGAATCCGACAAGCAGAGGACCATGGAGCACGACTCCCTTGTTTCCGTCCGCCTCTCTGGATCTTCGAGGTCTTCACTCCAAATCGACACCAATGTTTCCCCACCACGGAACAATGTCGGGGGCCTCGAAGACTCACCCTGCGCGTCGCCAACCGATGATGCGGAGACCGAAACGatcaaggaagaaaagaacgaCGAGGATCGTCATGACGAAGTAAAGACGCTGGCGTCGACATACAGCCCAAGCTTGCGGGAAGAGCTTGAGAGCGTGCAAGAGGGCGATGAGGAAGCGGAAGACGACAACGATGATGCACGCAGTGAGGCCTCAAGCGCTGAATCCGAGGATGTGAACTGGGACGATCtgcaaaagaaagaagatgagCAGGTCAAAGAGCAAGATGTAGATAAT ACACAGTCGACTGCGATGCTGCTAGCGAAACTGGAGCAGGAAAACAATAAGATCGCGACAAATCCCAAGAGTGTCAAGGTTGCCGCCGTGGAAAAGGTCGCTTCGCCAGGCCGCAAACCGAGACCACCATCCATGGCGCAGCTACGACAAATGGTCAATGGACCAACCCCTCCTGCTCTCAGATACTCGGTcctgccaccaccgcccatgACGGAGCTCGAATTCTACATGGCCCTGGTCAAAGATCCGAAGCAGACGGCAGCCAGACTTCCCACTCTGCTCTCCAACAAGATCAGAAAGGGcatcccgccgccgctgcgtggtgtggtgtggcaGAGCATGTGCGGCGCTCGTGACAAGGACCTCGAGGACGTGTTCGAACGGTTATCTGGCGAGTCAAGCCCATATGAGGGCATCATTGGCAAAGATCTCGGACGAAGCTTCCCCGGCGTGGAGATGTTTAGGGATCCCGAGGGCGACGGACAGCGCATGCTTGGTCGTGTGCTCAAGACGTTCAGTCTGTACGACACGAAAATCGGGTACTGTCAGGGACTTGCGTTTCTGGTCGGACCCTTGTTGATGCACATGCCGGACAAACATGCATTTTGCGTTTTGGTTAG GTTGATGGAGAACTACGATCTGCGCCATTGCTTTGTGCCCGACCTGTCCGGACTGCACGTCCGAATCTACCAATTCACCGAACTGCTGAAGCAGCATCTGCCCGTGGTGGCGGACCATCTCGAAGACTTGGGCGTTGAACCGGCCTATGTTTCACAATGGTTCCTGTCCTTCTTCGCGGTGACCTGCCCCCTGCCCATGCTGTTTCGCATCTACGATGTGATATTTGCGGAGGGGGCCTCGGAAACGATTATGCGAGTAGCGCTGAGTCTGATGCGCAAGAATGAGGGCCGCATCCTGGCGTGCACGGAGATGGAGGACGTCATGCAGCTGCTTTTGTCTCGCGGCTTGTGGGATTGTTACCACTACAATGCGGACGAGTTCGTCCAGGACTTTGTCGCATTGTCGGACGTGGTCACCCGCGAACGAATGGCATTGCTCGAGCAGGGGTACCGGGAAGCCAAGATTCCTCCAAGCGCCAATCCCAAGAGCGAGGATGCGCCAGGGTCTGATGTTGCAACAGCAGCCTCCCGCTTTCTGGGTCGCTTGTGggcttcctcatcaaccccGAAATTGGCCTCTTTCGCGTCGGCAGTTCAGGGGTCCTCCACCGCGTCCTCGTCTTCGCCCACCACCATTTCGTCTGGTAGTAGTACCCTTAGCCCCGGTCTGTCACGTCCCCTCAGCATGCTCCGCCGCAGCACATCGAAACAGAGTATAGCTTCTACATTCAATTCCATGGAGGCTGCATCACAGTCATCAtcagcgtcgtcgtcggccaGTGTCTTGAGCTCTGCTTCGACCGAAGCGACGTCGGTCCAGTCGCGCGACAGCTCCACCACCGTCGACCACGATCCATCAAGGGACTCGGTGGCTCTTGGCAGCAGCGCCGCTAGCACCAAGGCCAAACAGGCGCACTTCTCGGTTACCCCCAGCCTCTACCAAGACGACCGCAAGCACTTGCACACACAGATCGAGGACCTGCTCACCGCCCTTAGCGAACTACAACGCAACCATGCCCTGCTGGCCAGCCAATTgcagaaggaaagagaagaacgCGAAGAAGATCGCCAGGCTGTCCGCTCGCTGCTCGACGGTCTACGAAAGAAGGCGAACCCTGCACAGTCGTATGCGGCGGCAGCAAGAGAAgccgaggaagacgacgacgaaaccCCGCACAAAGATGTCGAAATCGATCTCAGCCCCGAGGAGCTGTCCGACCTGCTCGACTTTGTCGCCGACCGATTCAGCGAAGAAGATCCCAACAAGGCGACAATACCGCAAACCAAGGAGCAGCTGCATGAAGACCTTGTACGAGTAAGAGAGCAACTATCGAACGAACAAGCAAAGACACAAGAATGCAACCGCAGGATACACGATATGGAGCAAGAGGTGGCTACCATGAAAGAACAACTGAGGGAAACCCACGCCCATGTGCGCAACATGCATGCGGAAAAGCAGCGCCTTGAGCGCCAAATCCACGGCATGCGGGTTAGAGCCTCAGATACTACGCCTTCCTCGGAAGGAGGCGACTGGTTTGGGCGCTCATCGGTGAGCGGCAGCAGCGTGTCCGGCAGCGGTCTGCGCGAGTTGAAGCTCGTGCGCAGCAAGTCCTCGCCTGCGCCACCTCCCGTGTATCCTACCAAGCGATCCTCCAGCATGATGACTACCTCGACGCTGGCCTCCACCCACAGACGCAACACGAGCAATTCTACCGCCATCTCGGCAATGACCTCCAACTCccctccggctccggcgccCGTCTCTCTTGCAGCAGCAAGCCCCGCCAACACGGGTCAGGCCCCGAACAACGAAAACGATGCGCTCTTGCTCGAGCTCGTGCAGGCCAAGACGGCCGAGGCCATGGCCAAGCAGGAGGCGGAAGAGGCGAAGCAACAGCTCGAAAGGATGCGCAAGGCATTTGGGCTGGCACCAGGTGAGATGCCGTCGATGAACTCGCAGTCAGCGCATAATAGCATGGCTGGCATGTTTGGGCGGTTGACTGGCCCTTCTACGCCCGATGGCGGCCCCGGGTTGCAGAAGGTGGTCACCTCGCCGGCGGCGACGTCAGCTGGGAATACTGCCAGTGGTGCTAGCTTTTGGGGTTGGGGAAGGAAGTGA
- a CDS encoding cwl1, variant 2, with product MADDYSNGSTNLDALKNSPVAQNVADQHAKTVDELSNLSASRRTPSTPAATGQPLTHYHSFFSELLSWNNPRASAIAYLSIVAAIFSVRYLDMLRLGFKLTWMVLGVTVTAEVAGKTVLNQGLATQLRPRKYYTVSKETLDSAIGDVHELVNFFVIEAQRILFAENVYVSGLVAIAAFFAYYLVKIVPYWGLALIATTLAFLGPLVYKTNKEFIDAQLHRASEIIGAQTAQLKTAAQQNSEKATQLTKQFVGEYTAKAQTLVSKATPASLHGEEHTNGHANKSELRDADFPPAPQADIQTEPVVPVTVKSGEQQPLLI from the exons ATGGCCGACGACTACTCCAACGGCTCGACTAACCTCGATGCCCTCAAAAACA GCCCCGTCGCTCAGAACGTTGCCGACCAGCACGCCAAGACTGTTGACGAGCTCTCCAACCTTTCTGCGTCTCGTCGCACTCCCTCGACCCCCGCGGCTACTGGCCAACCCTTGACACACTACCACTCGTTCTTTTCCGAGCTGTTGTCATGGAACAACCCTC GTGCCTCTGCCATTGCTTACCTGAGCATCGTCGCTGCCATCTTCTCTGTTAGGTACCTTGATATGCTCCGCTTGGGTTTCAAGCTCACTTGGATGGTCCTCGGTGTTACCGTTACCGCCGAAGTTGCCGGCAAGACCGTTCTCAACCAGGGCTTGGCTACCCAGCTGCGCCCGCGCAAGTATTACACTGTTTCCAAGGAGACTCTGGATAGCGCTATTGGCGATGTTCATGAGCTCGTCAACTTCTTCGTCATTGAGGCTCAGCGTATTCTCTTCGCTGAAAATGTCTACGTGTCCGGCCTCGTTGCCATCGCCGCTTTCTTCGCCTATTATCTCGTCAAGATCGTTCCCTACTGGGGTCTTGCCCTGATTGCCACCACTCTTGCCTTCCTCGGGCCCCTCGTCTACAAGACCAACAAGGAGTTTATCGATGCCCAGCTTCACCGTGCTAGCGAGATCATCGGCGCCCAGACTGCTCAGCTCAAGACCGCGGCTCAGCAGAACAGCGAGAAGGCTACCCAGTTGACCAAGCAGTTTGTTGGCGAGTATACCGCCAAGGCCCAGACGCTGGTCAGCAAGGCTACTCCTGCCTCTCTCCACGGTGAGGAGCACACCAACGGTCATGCCAACAAGTCCGAGCTCCGCGACGCCGACTTTCCTCCCGCCCCCCAGGCCGACATCCAGACCGAGCCTGTCGTTCCCGTCACTGTCAAGAGCGGTGAGCAGCAGCCTCTGCTGATTTAA
- a CDS encoding cwl1, which translates to MADDYSNGSTNLDALKNNAASAYDAVTKGPVAQNVADQHAKTVDELSNLSASRRTPSTPAATGQPLTHYHSFFSELLSWNNPRASAIAYLSIVAAIFSVRYLDMLRLGFKLTWMVLGVTVTAEVAGKTVLNQGLATQLRPRKYYTVSKETLDSAIGDVHELVNFFVIEAQRILFAENVYVSGLVAIAAFFAYYLVKIVPYWGLALIATTLAFLGPLVYKTNKEFIDAQLHRASEIIGAQTAQLKTAAQQNSEKATQLTKQFVGEYTAKAQTLVSKATPASLHGEEHTNGHANKSELRDADFPPAPQADIQTEPVVPVTVKSGEQQPLLI; encoded by the exons ATGGCCGACGACTACTCCAACGGCTCGACTAACCTCGATGCCCTCAAAAACA ACGCTGCTTCTGCATATGATGCCGTGACGAAGG GCCCCGTCGCTCAGAACGTTGCCGACCAGCACGCCAAGACTGTTGACGAGCTCTCCAACCTTTCTGCGTCTCGTCGCACTCCCTCGACCCCCGCGGCTACTGGCCAACCCTTGACACACTACCACTCGTTCTTTTCCGAGCTGTTGTCATGGAACAACCCTC GTGCCTCTGCCATTGCTTACCTGAGCATCGTCGCTGCCATCTTCTCTGTTAGGTACCTTGATATGCTCCGCTTGGGTTTCAAGCTCACTTGGATGGTCCTCGGTGTTACCGTTACCGCCGAAGTTGCCGGCAAGACCGTTCTCAACCAGGGCTTGGCTACCCAGCTGCGCCCGCGCAAGTATTACACTGTTTCCAAGGAGACTCTGGATAGCGCTATTGGCGATGTTCATGAGCTCGTCAACTTCTTCGTCATTGAGGCTCAGCGTATTCTCTTCGCTGAAAATGTCTACGTGTCCGGCCTCGTTGCCATCGCCGCTTTCTTCGCCTATTATCTCGTCAAGATCGTTCCCTACTGGGGTCTTGCCCTGATTGCCACCACTCTTGCCTTCCTCGGGCCCCTCGTCTACAAGACCAACAAGGAGTTTATCGATGCCCAGCTTCACCGTGCTAGCGAGATCATCGGCGCCCAGACTGCTCAGCTCAAGACCGCGGCTCAGCAGAACAGCGAGAAGGCTACCCAGTTGACCAAGCAGTTTGTTGGCGAGTATACCGCCAAGGCCCAGACGCTGGTCAGCAAGGCTACTCCTGCCTCTCTCCACGGTGAGGAGCACACCAACGGTCATGCCAACAAGTCCGAGCTCCGCGACGCCGACTTTCCTCCCGCCCCCCAGGCCGACATCCAGACCGAGCCTGTCGTTCCCGTCACTGTCAAGAGCGGTGAGCAGCAGCCTCTGCTGATTTAA
- a CDS encoding histidinol-phosphate aminotransferase yields MSPFNLETCARPNILALEPYRCARDDYKDDGTNILLDANENAYGPPVPQNLATGSGSSGPELDLLGLHRYPDPHQRDLKQLLCSLRTTHAHTSKLLTPENLCVGVGSDEAIDALLRCFCVPGRDRILVCPPTYGMYSVSAQVNDVGLVKVPLLPAPSFAIDVPRVLETLSTEPNIKIIYLCSPGNPTGSLLAKEDIQKVLEHPTWNGVVVVDEAYIDFAPESASLAEWVNEWPNLVVMQTLSKAFGLAGIRLGAAFTSPPIARLLNSLKAPYNISSPTSALASYALGPDGLKVMRANKERLIKQRERLVAELPQIPGVGKLAGGESSNFLLYEMLDKEGKPSNETALKVYQKLAETKGVVVRFRGKEHGCEGCLRITVGTEEEVTRCLGALREALKEVRGE; encoded by the exons ATGTCGCCCTTCAATCTCGAGACCTGCGCCAGGCCAAACATCCTCGCCTTGGAACCCTATCGCTGCGCGCGCGA TGACTACAAGGACGATGGCACCAACATCCTCCTAGACGCCAATGAGAACGCCTATGGGCCTCCCGTTCCCCAGAACCTGGCtaccggctccggctccagTGGTCCCGAGCTTGACCTCCTCGGCCTGCACCGCTACCCCGACCCTCACCAGCGGGACCTCAAGCAGCTCCTCTGCTCGCTGCGCACGACCCACGCGCACACCTCCAAGCTTCTGACGCCCGAGAACCTCTGCGTAGGCGTCGGCTCTGACGAGGCCATCGACGCTCTCTTGCGGTGCTTCTGCGTTCCCGGCCGCGACCGCATCCTCGTCTGCCCGCCCACCTACGGCATGTACTCCGTTTCCGCTCAGGTGAACGACGTCGGACTCGTCAAAGTCCCGCTGCTCCCCGCTCCCTCCTTCGCCATCGACGTCCCGCGCGTCCTCGAGACGCTGTCGACCGAACCCAACATCAAGATCATCTACCTCTGCTCGCCGGGTAACCCCACGGGATCCCTTCTCGCCAAGGAAGACATCCAAAAGGTTCTCGAACACCCGACCTGGAACGGCGTCGTGGTCGTCGACGAGGCCTACATTGACTTTGCGCCTGAGTCGGCCTCGCTGGCCGAGTGGGTCAACGAGTGGCCCAACCTGGTCGTCATGCAGACTTTGTCCAAGGCGTTCGGCCTGGCCGGCATCCGTCTGGGAGCGGCCTTTACAAGTCCCCCTATCGCCAGGCTGCTGAACAGCCTCAAGGCTCCCTACAACATTTCTTCGCCGACCAGCGCGCTGGCCAGCTACGCGCTGGGACCGGACGGACTAAAGGTGATGCGTGCGAACAAGGAGAGGCTGATTAAGCAGCGGGAGAGGCTGGTGGCGGAGCTGCCGCAGATTCCGGGCGTGGGCAAGTTGGCGGGCGGTGAGAGCAGCAACTTTTTGTTGTACGAGATGCTGGACAAGGAGGGAAAGCCGAGCAACGAGACGGCGCTGAAGGTGTATCAGAAGTTGGCCGAGACGAAGGGAGTGGTGGTCCGGTTCAGAGGCAAGGAGCACGGGTGCGAGGGGTGCTTGAGGATTACGGTGGGtacggaagaggaggttaCGAGGTGCCTGGGAGCGTTGAGGGAGGCGTTGAAGGAGGTTAGGGGGGAGTAA
- a CDS encoding high affinity glucose transporter RGT2, with translation MVSALLPFEGPADLSRIEAPVTLKAYLICAFAACGGLFFGYDTGWINGVLGMPYFITLYTGYSYDYDRKQPIGIDPVNFGLPSSTKSLMTSILSCGTFFGALIAGDIADFIGRRLTIIIGCLIFCVGCVLQIASTNQTVLFVFGRLIAGLGVGFISTVIILYMSEIAPRKVRGALVSAYQFCITVGILLANCVVYSTQDRNDTGSYRIPIGVQFLWALILGTGLFILPESPRYHVMKGQLQSAAKSLAYVRGQPIESEYIKDELAEIVANHEYEMQVVPQTSYIGSWVACFHGSLRKGNSNIRRIILGCGLQMWQQLTGINFIFYFGTTFFQQLGTISNPFFISLITTLVNVLSTPISFVAVEYLGRRFLLIYGAMGMIIMQYIVAIVGVTAGRIDANDPAAVRGMIACICINIFFFATTWGPTGWVVIGECFPLPIRSRGVGISTACNWFWNCIIAVVAPYMVGNSKGSANLGPRIFFIWGSLCIFSMLFAYFLVPEMKGLTLEQIDKMMEEVSPRKSKKWMPKTTYVAELARRDAEKSRQQWRDVHAATNTTGGLESGMMGGGYQEANEMGAIDPYGHGPTHGVHGGSGGYGNSMGRDPYESPNTVRY, from the exons ATGGTCAGCGCCTTACTCCCCTTTGAGGGGCCGGCGGATCTTTCGAGGATAGAGGCCCCGGTTACCTTGAAGGCTTACCTTATCTGCGCTTTTGCAGCATGTGGTGGACTAT TCTTTGGCTATGATACGGGTTGGATCAACGGCGTGCTAGGCATGCCTTACTTTATCACCCTTTACACGGGTTACTCGTACGACTACGACAGGAAACAGCCCATCGGTATCGACCCCGTCAACTTTGGCTTACCCTCGTCAACCAAATCTCTCATGACCTCGATTCTCTCCTGCGGCACCTTCTTCGGCGCCCTCATCGCCGGTGACATTGCCGACTTCATCGGCCGTCGGctgaccatcatcatcggctGTCTCATCTTCTGCGTCGGCTGCGTTCTCCAGATTGCCTCGACTAATCAGACGGTTCTCTTCGTGTTTGGTCGACTCATTGCGGGCTTGGGCGTTGGCTTCATCTCAACCGTCATTATATTGTACATGTCCGAGATCGCCCCCAGAAAGGTTCGTGGCGCGCTGGTGTCGGCGTACCAGTTCTGCATCACCGTGGGAATTCTGCTCGCCAACTGCGTTGTGTATTCCACGCAGGATAGAAACGATACGGGCTCGTATAGGATTCCGATTGGTGTGCAGTTTTTGTGGGCATTGATTTTGGGAACCGGGTTGTTCATTTTGC CCGAGTCACCACGTTACCATGTTATGAAGGGTCAGCTTCAATCAGCCGCCAAATCTCTGGCTTATGTTCGTGGACAGCCGATTGAGTCCGAGTACATCAAGGACGAGCTGGCTGAGATTGTGGCGAACCATGAGTATGAGATGCAGGTCGTTCCGCAAACGTCGTATATCGGATCGTGGGTCGCTTGTTTCCACGGCTCGCTGCGCAAGGGTAACAGCAATATTCGTCGTATCATTCTGGGTTGTGGATTGCAAATGTGGCAGCAACTCACTG GAATCAACTTCATCTTCTATTTCGGCACCACCTTCTTCCAACAACTCGGCACCATCTCCAaccccttcttcatctccctcatcaccaccctcgTCAACGTGCTCTCCACCCCCATCTCTTTCGTCGCCGTCGAGTACCTCGGCCGCCGCTTCCTGCTCATCTACGGTGCCATGGGCATGATAATCATGCAATACATCGTCGCCATAGTCGGCGTCACGGCCGGGCGCATCGACGCCAACgaccccgccgccgtccgCGGCATGATCGCCTGCATCTGCATCaacattttcttcttcgccacCACATGGGGCCCCACAGGGTGGGTTGTCATCGGCGAGTGTTTCCCTTTACCGATCCGCTCGCGCGGCGTGGGCATTTCTACGGCCTGTAACTGGTTCTGGAACTGCATCATCGCCGTCGTGGCTCCCTACATGGTCGGTAACTCAAAGGGTTCAGCAAACCTGGGTCCCAGGATCTTCTTCATCTGGGGAAGCCTGTGTATCTTTTCCATGCTGTTTGCGTATTTCTTGGTCCCCGAAATGAAGGGACTCACGCTGGAGCAGATCGAtaagatgatggaggaggtcAGTCCGAGGAAGAGTAAGAAGTGGATGCCCAAGACCACGTATGTGGCAGAGCTGGCGAGGAGAGACGCCGAGAAGAGTAGGCAGCAGTGGAGGGATGTTCATGCCGCGACGAATACGACGGGAGGATTGGAGAGTGGTATGATGGGGGGCGGGTACCAAGAGGCGAACGAGATGGGAGCCATTGATCCCTATGGGCATGGTCCTACACATGGTGTCCATGGGGGTAGTGGGGGTTATGGAAACAGTATGGGAAGGGATCCATATGAAAGTCCAAATACTGTCAGGTATTGA